AATATCGCCAAGACGCGATACTCCCGTCGCAGAAACGCCATCGCGCCCTCGGAGATGTGGCGCGCTATGACCGCCATTTCCTTGGTGCCGGCCTCTTGCTTCGTGATCTCGGCGCTGCGCAGCCAAGCGAAAATCAATGCCGCGACGCCGCAGATCGGCACCAGATATGTCATTTGTTGGAACTCCACCGTAGCTTCCTCCTGTTCCTCTATCCGTTGTAACGGTTCATCGTGACTTCAAATCCATCGCGCAGCCAGCTCTCGCAGGCATCCGCGGCGCGTTTCTCCATGACACCAACCGCCTCGATCTCTTCTGGAACGAACGGAGCCAGGACGAAGTCGGACAACTCCTCCTCGTCCATTTCCTGGTCCGGCAGGATGCCGAGGCGCAGTCGGGCGATCTCGTCGGTGCGCAGGTTCCGAATAACCGACTCCATGCCCCGATGTCCTCCCGGCCCACCCTTCCTTCGCAATCTGAGCCTCTCCAGGGGCAGCGCCACGTCATCGTAGACCACGAGAATGTCGCTCGGCTCGAAGCCATGTCGTTCCACGAGGCATCTTACGGAATAGCCGCTTCTATTCATGTAGGTCTGTGGCCATGCCAGAAGGGCCCGTCCCGAGCTCGCCACGAGTGCATTGCACTCGAGCCGGCGCTCTCCGAGTCGCCATCTCCGGGTCAACTCGTCCAGAACCCGAAATCCGAGGTTGTGGCGCGTCTCTCGGTACTTTTCTCCCGGATTCCCGAGCCCCACGATGAGGGCTCGCGACTCCTCCGAAGTCGGCGTCACGTCCCGGGTTCCCTGCGGCTACTCGCCCGCAGACTCCCCGGACTCCTCCTTGCCGCGTCCGATGACCTCGGGCTCTTCCGCCTCGGCCTCCAGGAGCAGCTCTTCTTCCTCGCCCTCCTCGACCTCGCTCACCCGGGCGTGAGCGATCGACACGATGACCTTGGTCAGGTCGTCCAGAATCTCGACTCCCTCCGGGATTACCAGATCGCTGGCTTCTAGGTGCTGTCCGGTATGCAGCCCGCTGACATCGACCTCGATCACCTGCGGGATCTTGTCCGGCAGGCATTCGACCTCCACGGCTCGATTGACGAAGTCCAGCACGCCGTCCTCGGTCTTGACGCCGATCGACTCGCCCACGACCTCGATGTTGACCTGAACCTTAACTTTCTGAGCCATGTCGATTCGTTGAAAATCGATGTGGCTTATCTGCCGGGAGATCGGATCGATGTCGATCTTGCGAACCATCGTGTGACGGCTCTTGGCCGTACCTGCCAGCTTGAGCAAGAACACG
The sequence above is drawn from the bacterium genome and encodes:
- a CDS encoding aminoacyl-tRNA hydrolase encodes the protein MTPTSEESRALIVGLGNPGEKYRETRHNLGFRVLDELTRRWRLGERRLECNALVASSGRALLAWPQTYMNRSGYSVRCLVERHGFEPSDILVVYDDVALPLERLRLRRKGGPGGHRGMESVIRNLRTDEIARLRLGILPDQEMDEEELSDFVLAPFVPEEIEAVGVMEKRAADACESWLRDGFEVTMNRYNG
- a CDS encoding 50S ribosomal protein L25, with product MDELTLEVQRREQTGTGPNRRLRKAGLLPAVVYGGGKDSVPIQVDQKLIHRLLKEVGGENAVFLLKLAGTAKSRHTMVRKIDIDPISRQISHIDFQRIDMAQKVKVQVNIEVVGESIGVKTEDGVLDFVNRAVEVECLPDKIPQVIEVDVSGLHTGQHLEASDLVIPEGVEILDDLTKVIVSIAHARVSEVEEGEEEELLLEAEAEEPEVIGRGKEESGESAGE